In Sphingomonas sp., a single window of DNA contains:
- the leuA gene encoding 2-isopropylmalate synthase — MLRDPSVKYRPFPQVDLPDRQWPSRTITKAPRWLSTDMRDGNQALIDPMDGEKKSRFFDLLLKVGVKEIEVGFPSAGATEFDFISGLVREGRVPDDVIVQVLTQSRRDLIETSFQSLKGAKQAIVHLYNAVSPAWRRIVFGMSRDEVRQIAIEGAKVLRDEAAKQPDTEWHFEYSPETFSTAELDFSVEVCEAVMDILRPTPERPLILNLPATVEAATPNIYADQIEWFCRNIRDRESVVISLHTHNDRGTGVAASELGLLAGADRVEGCLFGNGERTGNVDLVTLALNMYTQGLNPGLDFSDIDEVIQTVEYCNQLLVHPRHPYAGDLVFTAFSGSHQDAIKKGFASQGARNDQVWDVPYLPIDPKDLGRDYEAVIRVNSQSGKGGVAWVLEQDKGLKLPKRMQAEFSKHVQALADETSRELNAADIWSRFEQVYLPGDKDRITLVDYEESGAAGNRVFVGRISIDGVAQSISGRGNGLISGVVDALAGSTGPRFDVVDYSEHAIGGGADAQAAAYVECRTEDGRTVFGVGIDADIATASVRAVLSAANRA; from the coding sequence ATGTTGCGCGACCCCAGCGTCAAATATCGACCCTTCCCGCAGGTGGATCTGCCCGATCGCCAATGGCCCAGCCGAACCATCACCAAGGCGCCGCGCTGGCTCTCCACCGATATGCGCGACGGCAACCAAGCGCTGATCGATCCCATGGACGGCGAGAAGAAGAGCCGGTTCTTCGATCTGCTGCTGAAGGTCGGTGTTAAGGAAATTGAAGTCGGGTTTCCCAGCGCGGGTGCTACAGAGTTCGATTTCATTTCCGGGCTGGTCCGCGAGGGGCGGGTGCCGGACGATGTGATCGTGCAGGTGCTCACCCAGTCTCGCCGCGACCTGATCGAGACCAGCTTCCAGTCGCTCAAGGGCGCCAAGCAAGCGATCGTCCATCTCTACAATGCGGTGTCGCCGGCCTGGCGCCGCATCGTGTTCGGCATGAGCCGCGACGAAGTGCGCCAGATCGCCATCGAGGGCGCCAAGGTGCTGCGCGACGAGGCGGCCAAGCAGCCCGATACCGAATGGCATTTCGAATATAGCCCGGAGACTTTCTCCACCGCCGAGCTCGATTTCTCGGTCGAGGTCTGCGAGGCGGTGATGGACATCCTGCGCCCGACGCCGGAGCGTCCGCTGATCCTCAACCTGCCGGCGACGGTAGAGGCGGCGACGCCGAACATCTATGCCGACCAGATCGAATGGTTCTGCCGCAACATCCGCGACCGCGAGAGCGTCGTCATCAGCCTGCACACGCATAACGACCGGGGCACGGGCGTCGCCGCGTCCGAACTTGGCCTGCTGGCGGGCGCGGACCGCGTCGAAGGCTGCCTGTTCGGCAATGGCGAGCGCACCGGCAATGTCGATCTCGTGACGCTGGCGCTGAACATGTACACGCAGGGGCTGAACCCGGGCCTGGACTTCTCGGATATCGATGAGGTGATCCAGACGGTGGAGTATTGCAACCAGCTGCTCGTCCACCCGCGCCATCCCTATGCCGGCGATCTGGTGTTCACCGCTTTCTCGGGCAGCCACCAGGACGCGATCAAGAAGGGCTTCGCCTCGCAGGGAGCGCGCAACGACCAGGTCTGGGACGTGCCCTATCTACCGATCGATCCCAAGGATCTCGGCCGCGATTACGAGGCGGTCATCCGCGTCAACTCGCAATCGGGCAAGGGCGGCGTCGCCTGGGTGCTTGAGCAGGACAAGGGCCTCAAGCTGCCGAAGCGGATGCAGGCCGAATTCTCCAAGCATGTCCAGGCGCTGGCCGACGAGACCAGCCGCGAGCTCAACGCTGCCGATATCTGGAGTCGTTTCGAGCAGGTGTACCTGCCCGGTGACAAGGACAGGATTACGCTGGTCGACTATGAGGAAAGCGGCGCTGCGGGCAATCGCGTGTTTGTCGGTCGCATCTCGATCGACGGCGTCGCGCAGTCGATTTCGGGCCGCGGCAACGGCCTGATCTCCGGCGTGGTCGACGCGCTGGCGGGCTCTACCGGTCCCCGCTTCGACGTGGTCGACTATAGCGAGCACGCGATCGGCGGGGGCGCCGATGCGCAAGCGGCGGCCTATGTCGAATGCCGCACCGAGGATGGTCGGACGGTGTTCGGCGTCGGCATCGATGCGGACATCGCGACGGCGTCGGTGCGCGCGGTTCTCAGCGCCGCCAACCGGGCTTGA
- a CDS encoding BLUF domain-containing protein, with protein sequence MLQLVYISSANPAAPCPTRDILTISRRNNARDRISGLLYADSGRFLQALEGPEDAVELAYARIQRDARHRAIVLLSRRIVDRREFGHWEMAHRAPGVDAVEFLADVQRLTADAAPAVRGTFEGLVRTRVSA encoded by the coding sequence ATGCTGCAGCTCGTCTATATCAGTTCCGCAAACCCCGCCGCGCCCTGCCCCACGCGGGACATACTGACCATATCTCGCCGCAACAATGCGCGCGATCGGATCAGCGGCCTGCTCTATGCGGACAGCGGCCGTTTCCTCCAGGCCCTCGAAGGCCCTGAAGACGCGGTGGAGTTGGCCTATGCCCGCATCCAGCGCGATGCACGCCATCGCGCGATCGTGTTGCTTTCCCGCCGGATCGTCGATCGACGCGAATTCGGGCATTGGGAAATGGCGCATCGCGCCCCCGGCGTCGACGCCGTCGAGTTCCTGGCCGATGTCCAGCGGCTTACGGCGGATGCTGCACCGGCGGTGCGCGGTACCTTCGAGGGGCTTGTCCGGACCCGTGTTTCGGCCTGA
- a CDS encoding SWIB/MDM2 domain-containing protein, translating to MAETKARGGIAKPVTPSPELAKIVGTADLPRSEIVSKVWEYIKKHNLQNPANKREILADETLKPIFGGDKATMFEMNKHLAKHVK from the coding sequence ATGGCCGAGACCAAAGCACGCGGTGGCATTGCCAAGCCGGTTACCCCGTCGCCCGAACTGGCGAAGATTGTGGGCACCGCCGATCTGCCGCGCAGCGAGATCGTCAGCAAGGTGTGGGAATACATCAAGAAGCACAACCTGCAGAACCCTGCGAACAAGCGCGAGATCCTCGCGGACGAAACGCTGAAGCCGATCTTCGGCGGCGACAAGGCCACCATGTTCGAAATGAACAAGCACCTCGCCAAGCACGTCAAGTAA
- a CDS encoding universal stress protein, with the protein MKNILVLMHDDAGQEARFQAALDLTRGLEGHLRCVDIAMVPAYVGDYVEFGGGAALLADEQTREAANRLRMEARLKAEDVAYDWVDATGFARECLRDATALADLVVLNRELGKIDYPDMRDLIGDTILKTGKPIVAVPEMTLGFDLYGHAVVAWDGSRTAEAALQATTALLKHAGTVTILVVDEGALRISAAEAAEYLSRHGIRPEVRVVPKTDTVSGAILAVVEALKAAYLVMGGFGHSRFLEAAFGGVTRRMLAECPVPLILAH; encoded by the coding sequence ATGAAGAATATACTCGTTCTGATGCATGACGACGCCGGGCAGGAGGCAAGGTTTCAGGCAGCGCTCGACCTGACGAGGGGACTGGAGGGGCATCTGCGTTGCGTCGACATCGCAATGGTGCCGGCTTATGTTGGCGATTATGTCGAATTCGGCGGCGGTGCCGCGCTGCTCGCCGACGAGCAGACTCGTGAGGCCGCCAACCGTTTGCGAATGGAAGCGCGGCTCAAGGCCGAGGATGTAGCATATGACTGGGTGGACGCGACTGGTTTTGCCCGCGAATGCCTGCGCGATGCGACCGCGCTCGCCGATCTGGTGGTGCTCAATCGTGAGCTAGGCAAGATCGACTATCCCGACATGCGCGATCTGATCGGCGACACCATCCTGAAGACCGGCAAGCCGATCGTCGCGGTACCCGAAATGACGCTGGGTTTCGACCTGTACGGCCATGCGGTGGTCGCCTGGGACGGTTCGCGTACGGCGGAAGCGGCGCTGCAGGCGACGACGGCACTGCTCAAACATGCCGGCACGGTGACGATCCTTGTGGTCGATGAGGGCGCGCTGCGGATTTCGGCAGCAGAGGCGGCGGAATATCTTTCGCGGCACGGCATCCGGCCCGAGGTGCGGGTGGTACCCAAGACCGATACGGTAAGCGGTGCGATCCTGGCGGTGGTGGAGGCGCTTAAGGCAGCTTATCTGGTGATGGGCGGCTTTGGCCATAGCCGCTTCCTGGAAGCAGCGTTCGGCGGGGTGACGCGGCGGATGCTCGCCGAATGCCCGGTGCCGTTGATACTGGCGCACTGA
- a CDS encoding Crp/Fnr family transcriptional regulator, protein MTSLCGDIPASALAALHRLGRRRVLRRGEVLIWQGDVAEQVGILHRGLVKLSASLEDGREQMLGLAFPADFVGAIGERSSSHCVTALTETELCVFPRNALPGLVQTHPEIGQVLLSRAYDELDQLRRWMLLLGRKSAEERVASLLLQFAARSTCSRREAVHLPLTRQQMAELLGLTIETVSRKLTALKRDGLIALPTLRSVVILDAVTLAELAAESP, encoded by the coding sequence GTGACGTCTCTGTGTGGTGATATTCCCGCCAGTGCGCTGGCGGCGCTTCACCGCCTCGGCCGCAGGCGCGTGCTGCGGCGGGGCGAGGTGTTGATCTGGCAGGGTGATGTCGCCGAGCAGGTCGGTATCCTCCACCGCGGGCTGGTCAAGCTCTCTGCCTCGCTGGAGGACGGGCGCGAACAGATGCTGGGACTGGCCTTTCCGGCAGATTTCGTCGGCGCAATCGGTGAGCGGTCGTCGAGCCACTGCGTTACCGCGCTGACCGAGACCGAGCTTTGCGTCTTCCCGCGCAATGCGCTGCCAGGTCTGGTCCAAACGCATCCGGAAATCGGCCAGGTGCTGCTCAGCCGCGCCTATGACGAGCTCGACCAGCTTCGTCGCTGGATGCTGCTGCTCGGGCGCAAGTCCGCCGAGGAGCGCGTTGCCAGCCTGCTGCTGCAATTTGCAGCCCGCAGTACCTGCAGCCGCCGCGAGGCGGTGCACCTGCCGCTCACCCGTCAGCAAATGGCCGAGCTGCTCGGTCTGACGATCGAGACGGTCAGCCGCAAGCTCACCGCGTTGAAGCGCGACGGCCTGATCGCACTGCCTACGCTGCGGAGCGTGGTGATTCTCGATGCCGTCACACTTGCCGAGTTGGCAGCCGAGAGTCCGTAA
- a CDS encoding OmpW family protein, with translation MRTSLFVGMAAAGLLASTASAHAQDRAGIAAGDWLVRLRGIVVAPNESSSGITPALPAARVGVGDSVMPEVDFTYMATDHIGAELIVSSTRHDLQGRDAISSLGKVGHTWVLPPTLTLQYHFRPKAPVRPYLGAGINYTTFYSAKTSDSLNKALGRTSLSLKDSVGYALQAGVDIDLNKKFFLNLDVKYIDMTTTARLNTGGAINQTSVDINPLVFGFGVGTRF, from the coding sequence ATGCGCACTTCGCTTTTTGTCGGTATGGCCGCGGCCGGTCTGCTGGCCTCCACCGCGAGCGCCCACGCCCAGGACCGCGCGGGGATCGCGGCCGGCGACTGGCTGGTCCGCCTGCGCGGCATCGTCGTCGCCCCGAATGAATCGTCGAGCGGCATCACCCCCGCCTTGCCCGCCGCGCGGGTCGGCGTAGGGGATTCCGTGATGCCAGAGGTCGACTTCACTTACATGGCCACCGACCATATCGGTGCCGAGCTGATCGTCTCCAGCACCCGTCACGACCTCCAGGGCCGCGACGCCATTTCGTCGCTCGGCAAGGTGGGACATACGTGGGTGCTGCCGCCGACGCTGACGCTGCAATATCACTTCCGGCCCAAGGCGCCGGTGCGCCCCTATCTGGGCGCGGGCATCAACTACACGACCTTCTACTCAGCCAAGACCAGCGACTCGCTGAACAAGGCGCTCGGCCGGACCAGCCTCTCGCTCAAGGACAGCGTCGGTTATGCCCTGCAGGCAGGCGTGGACATCGATCTGAACAAGAAATTCTTCCTGAACCTCGACGTCAAGTACATCGACATGACGACCACCGCACGACTCAACACTGGCGGCGCGATCAACCAGACCAGCGTCGACATCAATCCGCTGGTGTTCGGGTTCGGTGTCGGCACCCGCTTCTGA
- a CDS encoding HNH endonuclease signature motif containing protein: MAAEPLCRHCKAKDIITAAVTPDHIIPLFKGGLAEDGNIQCLCKSCHDIKTAKDLGTFPHRQQAEIGADGWRIG; this comes from the coding sequence TTGGCGGCAGAGCCGCTCTGTCGGCATTGCAAGGCAAAGGACATCATCACCGCAGCTGTCACTCCCGACCACATCATCCCGCTATTCAAAGGCGGGCTGGCCGAAGACGGCAACATTCAGTGCCTTTGTAAGTCCTGCCACGACATCAAGACAGCCAAGGATCTGGGCACGTTTCCGCATCGACAGCAGGCGGAAATAGGGGCTGACGGCTGGCGGATAGGATGA
- a CDS encoding ArsR/SmtB family transcription factor codes for MKVLSGSHRVRILTQLLDGESCVGHISTAINMPITAASQQLPVLRGAELLLHRQDGQLRLYSLSNSPSYALLRSTLGVPHEDSINDLTNDQ; via the coding sequence ATGAAGGTGCTTTCCGGTAGCCACCGCGTCCGCATATTGACGCAGCTACTCGATGGCGAATCATGCGTCGGACATATCTCCACTGCAATCAACATGCCCATTACAGCGGCATCGCAGCAACTCCCCGTACTTCGAGGCGCCGAGCTTCTGCTTCACCGGCAAGATGGCCAGCTGCGCTTGTATTCTCTCTCGAATTCGCCGTCGTACGCGCTTCTGCGATCAACGCTAGGAGTGCCTCACGAGGACTCCATAAACGACTTGACGAATGATCAATAG
- a CDS encoding ATPase domain-containing protein, which produces MPVANPQAITGIVGLDDVLSGGLERGRVFLLEGSPGTGKTTIALQFLRAGAASDERCLYITLSETEEELRSTATAHGWDLQGLELFELVPPENLLDEEQQQSLLYSSDLELGETTRRIFDVFERVRPDRVILDSLSEIRLLAQSSLRYRRQILALKHYFARQNATVLMLDDLTTDANDKTVHSIAHGVVRLEELAPEYGAERRRLRVIKYRGRRFRGGFHDFAIETGGVRVFPRLVSAEHKRPVDRAVLGTGMAEFDALLGGGVERGSSVLVLGPAGTGKSIMTLTFVRNAIARGERAAMFVFDEERGLLIERAKGLGIDLQAMIDAEALVLEQVDAAELTPGEFSERVRVCVETQGARTVVLDSLNGYQAAMPGETALVLHVHELLQYLNRRGATTFLTVAQHGLVGDMKSPVDVTYLADTVILLRYFEALGRVRRAVSVVKKRTGPHEDTIREYRIGERGLTLGPPLANFQGVLRGVPVMVGEATLLDDPEA; this is translated from the coding sequence ATGCCCGTAGCCAACCCTCAAGCGATCACGGGAATCGTTGGCCTCGACGACGTGCTGAGCGGCGGCCTCGAACGGGGGCGCGTTTTCCTGCTCGAAGGCAGCCCTGGCACGGGCAAGACGACGATCGCGCTACAGTTTCTGCGTGCGGGCGCGGCATCGGACGAGCGCTGCCTTTACATCACCCTCTCCGAAACCGAAGAAGAGTTGCGGTCTACGGCCACAGCGCATGGCTGGGACCTGCAGGGCCTCGAGCTGTTCGAACTGGTACCGCCGGAAAACCTGCTCGATGAGGAGCAGCAGCAGAGCTTGCTCTACTCCTCGGACCTGGAACTCGGCGAGACCACCCGGCGCATCTTCGACGTATTCGAGCGTGTCCGCCCCGATCGCGTCATCTTGGACAGCCTTTCCGAAATCCGTCTGCTCGCGCAAAGCTCGCTGCGCTATCGCCGGCAGATCCTGGCGCTGAAGCATTATTTCGCGCGGCAGAATGCCACGGTGCTGATGCTCGACGATCTGACTACCGACGCGAACGACAAGACCGTGCACTCGATCGCGCACGGCGTCGTGCGCCTCGAGGAGCTTGCGCCCGAGTATGGGGCGGAGCGGCGGCGGCTGCGGGTGATCAAATATCGTGGCCGGCGCTTCCGTGGCGGCTTCCACGATTTCGCGATCGAAACCGGCGGCGTTCGCGTATTCCCCAGGCTGGTATCGGCCGAACACAAGCGGCCCGTCGATCGCGCGGTGCTGGGCACGGGCATGGCGGAGTTCGACGCGCTGCTAGGCGGCGGTGTCGAACGTGGTTCCAGCGTGCTGGTGCTGGGCCCGGCAGGCACCGGAAAGTCGATCATGACTCTCACCTTCGTGCGCAATGCTATCGCGCGCGGCGAGCGGGCAGCGATGTTCGTGTTCGACGAGGAGCGCGGACTGCTCATCGAACGGGCCAAGGGTCTGGGCATCGACCTGCAGGCGATGATCGACGCCGAGGCGCTGGTGCTGGAACAGGTGGATGCTGCCGAGCTCACGCCGGGCGAATTCTCCGAAAGGGTACGCGTCTGCGTCGAGACGCAAGGTGCGCGTACCGTCGTGCTGGACAGCCTAAACGGCTATCAGGCGGCGATGCCCGGGGAGACCGCACTCGTGCTCCACGTCCACGAGCTGCTCCAGTATCTGAACCGTCGCGGCGCCACCACCTTTCTCACGGTGGCGCAGCACGGCCTGGTCGGCGACATGAAGTCGCCGGTGGACGTCACCTATCTGGCCGATACCGTCATCCTGCTGCGCTACTTCGAGGCATTGGGCCGAGTGCGGCGCGCGGTTTCCGTCGTCAAGAAGCGGACTGGTCCGCACGAGGACACGATCCGCGAATATCGCATCGGCGAGCGCGGACTCACTCTCGGGCCGCCCCTGGCCAATTTCCAGGGCGTACTCCGCGGTGTGCCAGTCATGGTCGGCGAGGCGACCCTACTCGACGATCCCGAAGCGTGA